The following are encoded in a window of Paenibacillaceae bacterium GAS479 genomic DNA:
- a CDS encoding carbohydrate ABC transporter substrate-binding protein, CUT1 family, translated as MKRSKMLIFMITALLLTSILTSCSGDTKEGGGDGAKLETLTILYPGDESERMTDFLKNEFADKMATELGLKVDVIFVPWAQYWEQKDIMLAANEPIDLYWDGLPDLAAMVNKKQTQPLDDLIEKYGQDMLKVLPMEQFQGAMLDGKIHGIPTSYAPSSAMYQLVAVRQDILEAVGMSEVKTADDLKKFATLAKEKFPQMKGPADIVFKPLTRNFAEEQYNFIAVEDLIVFGEDTKKAYSYYETKAFQEVAKFNRSMYEAKLYTEDLTIKYNERDTRMQTGLYLWVEGSLGKEMEIIASIKANAPEARVKTYLLAPEKPRYITATGGEVLSVPATAPNPEGAIKFVNWLYKSQDNYQFALYGIEGKDFEVVDGRIKKLTANEFFYEWMFRNKNYQLFGPDVAQESIDNYKSWDDKAVVSASLGFRFNNEKVKLVETALKEVAGKDMAAIRSGFVDFETGYPKAIKKLKAAGIDKYVAEVQRQLDEFLANKK; from the coding sequence ATGAAAAGGAGCAAAATGCTTATCTTTATGATTACAGCGTTATTATTAACGTCTATTTTAACAAGCTGTAGCGGTGACACAAAAGAAGGCGGCGGTGACGGTGCCAAGCTCGAAACACTCACTATATTGTACCCAGGCGATGAAAGCGAGCGAATGACTGATTTTCTTAAAAATGAATTTGCCGACAAGATGGCAACTGAACTTGGATTGAAGGTTGATGTTATATTTGTGCCATGGGCTCAGTATTGGGAACAAAAAGATATTATGCTGGCCGCAAATGAACCGATTGATCTCTATTGGGATGGTCTTCCTGATCTTGCTGCAATGGTTAATAAAAAGCAAACTCAGCCGCTAGATGATTTGATTGAGAAGTACGGCCAAGATATGCTTAAGGTGTTGCCAATGGAGCAATTCCAAGGTGCCATGCTTGACGGTAAAATACACGGTATTCCAACCTCGTATGCCCCGTCCTCGGCTATGTATCAACTGGTAGCAGTACGTCAGGATATACTTGAGGCAGTTGGTATGAGCGAAGTGAAGACCGCTGATGATTTGAAAAAGTTTGCCACACTTGCGAAAGAAAAGTTCCCGCAAATGAAAGGACCTGCTGATATTGTCTTTAAACCGCTAACTAGAAATTTTGCAGAAGAGCAATATAACTTTATTGCAGTAGAAGATTTGATCGTATTTGGCGAAGACACCAAAAAAGCTTATAGCTACTATGAAACGAAAGCTTTCCAGGAAGTAGCTAAGTTTAACCGCAGTATGTATGAAGCCAAACTTTATACCGAAGATTTAACGATTAAATATAATGAAAGAGATACACGTATGCAAACAGGCCTATACCTGTGGGTGGAAGGATCGCTAGGCAAGGAAATGGAAATTATCGCTTCAATTAAAGCGAATGCACCGGAAGCAAGGGTTAAAACATATCTTTTAGCACCAGAAAAACCGCGATATATTACAGCAACCGGCGGAGAGGTTTTGAGCGTACCTGCAACGGCTCCAAATCCAGAAGGTGCGATTAAGTTTGTGAACTGGTTGTATAAATCTCAAGATAATTACCAATTTGCACTTTATGGTATCGAAGGCAAGGATTTTGAAGTTGTAGATGGAAGAATCAAGAAGCTGACTGCTAATGAATTTTTCTATGAATGGATGTTTAGAAACAAAAATTATCAATTGTTTGGACCGGATGTAGCACAAGAATCTATTGATAATTATAAGAGCTGGGATGATAAGGCTGTTGTATCCGCTTCACTTGGCTTCCGCTTTAACAATGAGAAAGTTAAATTAGTCGAAACCGCGCTTAAAGAGGTTGCTGGCAAGGATATGGCGGCTATTCGCTCAGGCTTTGTGGATTTTGAAACAGGGTATCCTAAAGCGATTAAAAAGCTGAAAGCAGCGGGAATCGATAAGTATGTAGCTGAGGTACAACGTCAATTGGATGAGTTCTTGGCCAATAAGAAATAA
- a CDS encoding carbohydrate ABC transporter membrane protein 2, CUT1 family → MGINRLAGDRLVISLAYLLIGLFALVCLYPLILTLSVSFSAEQAVTRNGYSILPQSPTIDTYKYIFVNSGAKILRSYGVTIFITVVGTISALLITSMIAFAISIKKLRYRNIIAFISNFTIIFSAGLIPWYMVSVNYYGLKNSILALIIPSVFSVWNMFLMRTFFASISPSMYEAAEIDGANYFTIYVKIALPLSKTALLTVGLMYALNYWNDWWNALIFINEKDLFPLQYYLYSILSNVNAISSGRIPTGASGNITLPAETVKMAVTVITIGPIIFLYPYIQKYFVHGIMAGAIKE, encoded by the coding sequence ATGGGAATCAATCGATTAGCTGGAGATAGACTTGTGATAAGCTTGGCCTACTTATTAATTGGCCTGTTTGCACTCGTTTGTCTTTACCCTCTCATATTAACGTTAAGCGTTTCCTTTTCCGCAGAACAGGCGGTTACTAGGAACGGATATTCAATCCTCCCTCAAAGCCCTACCATTGACACGTATAAGTATATTTTTGTGAACAGTGGAGCGAAGATTCTCAGATCCTACGGTGTTACTATTTTTATAACCGTAGTAGGTACGATCAGCGCACTACTGATTACAAGCATGATTGCATTCGCCATATCGATAAAAAAGCTGAGATATCGAAATATAATTGCGTTTATCAGTAACTTCACCATTATTTTTTCAGCAGGCTTGATTCCATGGTATATGGTTAGCGTCAATTATTATGGCTTGAAAAACAGTATTTTAGCTTTAATTATTCCTTCTGTTTTTAGCGTTTGGAATATGTTCCTGATGCGAACCTTTTTTGCCAGCATTTCACCGTCCATGTATGAAGCCGCGGAGATTGATGGAGCTAATTATTTTACAATATATGTGAAGATAGCCCTTCCTCTAAGCAAAACAGCGCTACTGACGGTTGGTCTAATGTATGCGCTTAATTACTGGAATGATTGGTGGAATGCGCTTATTTTTATCAACGAGAAGGATTTGTTTCCACTTCAATACTATCTCTATAGCATTTTATCCAATGTAAACGCGATCAGCTCAGGCCGTATTCCAACAGGAGCCTCTGGAAATATAACGTTGCCCGCAGAAACCGTTAAGATGGCTGTTACCGTCATCACCATTGGACCTATCATTTTCTTGTACCCTTACATTCAAAAATACTTTGTACATGGCATTATGGCGGGCGCAATAAAGGAATAA
- a CDS encoding multiple sugar transport system permease protein/putative aldouronate transport system permease protein codes for MGSAVKGFLSEIMKNRLLYLMCLPALIVLLMFSYIPFAGIWMAFTDFNVVDGIFGSKFVGLDNFKYFFSNSMGWKVIYNTLYINFFGIILGIIVPVGIAILLNEIRNDAYKRVAQSMMFFPYFISWVVVGAILYGIFSTDVGVANNILKFFGAEPISWYSEPKYWKWIIILASVWKWSGYSSIIYMAAMANFDGSLYESAKVDGANKLQSIFYLTIPMLKPTIIVLTLLSVGRIFYGDFGMIYGIVGNNPVLADEVTVIDTYVYASMRSLGFSYSTAIGLFQSVMGLILITAANKSAKKMNDGEGLF; via the coding sequence ATGGGTTCAGCTGTGAAGGGCTTTCTGTCCGAGATCATGAAAAACAGGCTATTGTATCTCATGTGTTTGCCTGCTCTAATTGTGTTGCTTATGTTCAGCTATATTCCTTTTGCCGGAATATGGATGGCGTTTACCGATTTTAACGTCGTGGATGGAATATTTGGCAGTAAGTTTGTTGGACTGGATAATTTCAAATACTTTTTTTCTAACAGCATGGGCTGGAAGGTTATCTACAATACGTTATACATCAACTTTTTCGGCATCATTTTAGGGATAATTGTCCCTGTTGGTATTGCCATTTTATTAAACGAAATACGAAATGATGCATACAAACGGGTAGCTCAAAGCATGATGTTTTTCCCGTATTTCATCTCATGGGTAGTTGTAGGCGCTATTCTTTACGGTATCTTTTCGACGGATGTTGGCGTTGCCAACAATATATTAAAGTTCTTCGGTGCAGAACCCATCAGTTGGTATTCAGAGCCGAAGTACTGGAAGTGGATCATTATTCTTGCGAGTGTTTGGAAATGGAGCGGATACAGCTCTATTATCTACATGGCTGCAATGGCTAACTTCGATGGAAGTTTATATGAGTCGGCTAAAGTAGATGGCGCCAATAAACTGCAAAGTATTTTTTATCTAACCATCCCTATGCTTAAACCGACTATCATCGTTTTAACTTTGCTGAGTGTGGGTCGAATCTTTTATGGTGACTTTGGCATGATTTACGGAATTGTTGGCAATAACCCGGTATTAGCTGACGAAGTAACGGTCATCGATACTTATGTTTATGCATCTATGCGATCCTTGGGCTTTTCTTACTCTACGGCGATTGGATTATTCCAGTCGGTTATGGGATTAATTCTAATTACTGCTGCCAATAAATCGGCCAAGAAAATGAATGATGGGGAGGGATTATTCTAA
- a CDS encoding Oxidoreductase family, C-terminal alpha/beta domain yields the protein MKIALIGAGQRGMIYSEYAAQSVDIVAVVEPHDWRRKVAADKFGIPLERQFKSVDDFYKLGKICDAIIIASMDRDHFVQTMRALDIGYDILLEKPISPSPEECLRIQQKANEKGRKVIVCHVLRYTNFFAEIKKIIDSGELGKIVTIQHTENIGNFHMAHSFVRGNWRRSDLASPIIMQKSCHDMDILTWLVDSDAKRISSYGDLTYFKEENAPANSADRCLDCEVASDCRFDAQKAYMPVRGQWPATAVTGDQTEEGLLKALETSPYGRCVYRTDNNVCDHQVSLIEFKNGVTATFNLSGFTNKMHRTMKIMCEHGEITGDDDLNVIEVTKFTSNGAEKYEQTIIRPGAMNGAHNGGDVGLMNDFLEHLETSDFNSRSSIDRSVESHIMAYAAEEARVSGVGIDIDRLKEELQQSLQNDSLIIM from the coding sequence TTGAAAATAGCATTAATCGGTGCAGGGCAAAGAGGGATGATTTACTCAGAGTATGCTGCGCAAAGTGTAGACATTGTTGCGGTGGTTGAGCCGCATGATTGGAGACGGAAGGTTGCGGCAGACAAGTTTGGGATTCCTTTGGAACGACAGTTTAAATCGGTAGATGATTTTTATAAACTAGGCAAAATCTGCGATGCAATTATTATTGCTTCAATGGACAGAGACCACTTCGTGCAGACGATGAGAGCGCTTGATATTGGGTATGACATTCTGTTGGAAAAGCCCATATCGCCGAGTCCAGAGGAATGTTTGAGAATACAACAAAAAGCGAATGAAAAAGGCCGGAAGGTAATCGTGTGTCACGTCCTTCGATATACAAACTTTTTTGCCGAAATAAAAAAAATCATCGACAGCGGAGAGCTAGGGAAGATCGTTACGATCCAGCATACCGAGAATATTGGGAATTTCCATATGGCTCATTCATTTGTAAGAGGCAACTGGAGAAGAAGCGACCTTGCAAGCCCTATTATTATGCAAAAATCCTGCCACGACATGGATATTCTCACCTGGCTGGTAGATAGCGATGCAAAGCGGATTTCTTCTTATGGTGACCTGACTTACTTTAAGGAAGAGAATGCACCGGCAAATAGTGCAGATCGATGCTTGGATTGTGAAGTGGCCTCAGATTGCCGATTTGATGCACAAAAAGCGTATATGCCTGTGAGAGGGCAGTGGCCTGCTACGGCTGTAACGGGGGATCAGACAGAAGAGGGACTATTAAAAGCATTGGAAACAAGCCCTTACGGACGCTGTGTTTATCGAACAGATAATAACGTTTGCGATCATCAGGTTTCGCTAATTGAGTTTAAAAATGGCGTAACAGCAACCTTTAATTTAAGCGGTTTCACAAATAAAATGCATCGTACGATGAAAATCATGTGTGAACATGGCGAGATTACTGGAGATGACGACTTAAATGTAATTGAAGTAACAAAGTTTACTTCAAATGGTGCTGAGAAATATGAGCAAACGATTATCCGGCCAGGCGCTATGAATGGCGCACATAATGGCGGCGATGTAGGGCTGATGAACGATTTCCTAGAGCATTTGGAAACCTCTGATTTCAACAGCAGATCCTCTATTGATCGTTCTGTAGAAAGTCATATTATGGCGTATGCAGCCGAAGAAGCGAGGGTGAGCGGTGTCGGGATTGATATCGACCGTTTAAAGGAAGAGCTGCAACAATCCTTACAGAATGATAGCTTGATAATTATGTAA